The following proteins come from a genomic window of Pedobacter faecalis:
- a CDS encoding FecR family protein yields the protein MKHSDQLSILFKKYLDNTCSLEETQHLMNYFQMDEDKELLKEIIIDVLAVEDESYETNFAIAEVVAMVDRDLFVQIQESTVPKGKSKTLKLWLQITTVAATLAIIGVGVYFFNYRSAKLPAEVNVETHGAGVVKPGEFGATLTMTNGRKIRLADASKGEIGRESGIIITKTDDGRLVYEVDEKVSDPNALNTLSTARGEIYQVRLPDGSLVYLNAASSLTYTAALRQNGKRVVKLMGEGYFEVAKDKLHPFIVKTNRQEIEVLGTHFNISSYADDVVEKTTLLEGSVKLSAAGSSKVLKPGQQAKLSGGKIQINETDTDLAVAWKNNEFFVESESIETIMKMIGRWYNVEVIYVGEKTKQLFSGKVSRFDKMSKVLEIVESTGEAHFEVKGRTIYVSK from the coding sequence TTGAAACATTCTGATCAACTTTCTATTCTCTTCAAAAAATACCTGGACAATACCTGTAGCCTTGAAGAAACTCAACACCTTATGAATTATTTTCAGATGGATGAAGATAAAGAACTGTTAAAAGAGATCATTATTGATGTTTTAGCAGTTGAGGATGAAAGTTATGAAACTAATTTTGCTATTGCGGAGGTGGTAGCAATGGTTGATCGCGATTTATTTGTCCAGATTCAAGAATCAACTGTACCAAAAGGTAAAAGTAAGACACTTAAACTATGGTTACAGATCACTACTGTTGCTGCTACGCTAGCTATAATAGGTGTGGGAGTTTATTTTTTCAATTACAGATCAGCAAAGCTCCCTGCCGAAGTCAATGTGGAGACACATGGCGCAGGAGTTGTTAAACCAGGTGAATTTGGTGCTACGCTTACTATGACCAATGGTAGGAAGATCAGATTAGCCGATGCATCGAAGGGAGAAATAGGAAGGGAATCGGGAATCATCATTACCAAAACAGATGATGGCAGATTGGTGTATGAAGTCGATGAAAAGGTTTCTGATCCGAATGCCTTGAATACATTGTCTACCGCCCGGGGAGAGATTTATCAGGTGCGTTTGCCTGATGGTTCACTGGTCTATCTTAACGCAGCGTCGAGCCTCACTTATACTGCTGCTCTGAGGCAAAATGGAAAACGTGTGGTTAAGTTGATGGGTGAAGGATATTTTGAGGTAGCGAAGGATAAACTACACCCATTCATTGTGAAGACAAACAGACAGGAAATAGAAGTCTTGGGCACCCACTTTAACATTAGCAGTTATGCTGATGATGTTGTAGAAAAAACAACTTTGCTGGAAGGAAGCGTGAAATTATCTGCAGCAGGTAGTTCCAAAGTACTAAAACCGGGGCAGCAGGCAAAGCTTTCGGGCGGTAAGATACAGATCAATGAAACGGATACCGATCTGGCTGTTGCCTGGAAAAACAATGAATTTTTTGTTGAAAGTGAAAGCATTGAAACCATAATGAAAATGATCGGGCGCTGGTATAACGTTGAGGTCATTTACGTGGGTGAAAAAACTAAGCAGCTGTTTAGCGGTAAAGTATCGAGGTTTGATAAAATGTCAAAGGTGCTGGAAATCGTGGAATCCACAGGGGAAGCCCATTTTGAAGTCAAAGGAAGAACCATATATGTATCAAAATAA